Proteins co-encoded in one Tistrella mobilis genomic window:
- a CDS encoding DUF2946 family protein, producing the protein MTGGSRGRAATRGLSAVRGHRLPAALAMLVVLFAQILGGAALNVSAAKAAETGQLVICTPTGLVQIAVDDDGRPVDGDGHLRINHGLPCGGLCLAPALVATAPALPEPAAEVLARLQPVARGLPLPRDRLAPRPPARAPPLV; encoded by the coding sequence ATGACGGGCGGCAGCAGAGGCCGTGCGGCGACGCGCGGCCTGTCGGCCGTTCGCGGCCATCGCCTGCCTGCCGCCCTGGCCATGCTGGTGGTGCTGTTCGCCCAGATCCTGGGCGGCGCGGCGCTCAACGTCTCCGCCGCAAAGGCTGCGGAAACCGGCCAGCTGGTCATCTGCACGCCGACCGGTCTGGTACAGATCGCCGTCGATGATGACGGCCGCCCGGTCGATGGCGACGGCCATCTCCGCATCAATCACGGCCTGCCCTGCGGCGGGCTGTGTCTTGCGCCCGCGCTGGTCGCGACCGCCCCCGCCCTGCCCGAACCGGCGGCGGAGGTCCTGGCCCGGCTGCAGCCGGTCGCCCGCGGCCTGCCTCTGCCGCGGGACCGCCTCGCCCCCCGTCCGCCGGCCCGCGCCCCACCCCTGGTCTGA
- a CDS encoding NAD(P)/FAD-dependent oxidoreductase, whose amino-acid sequence MTSAPPPAFEDPIGLAIIGAGLAGISAGRLARRLGVTPLIFDKGRGIGGRLATRRATLDDGTVLRFDHGAQFMTARSPALVAAMAGAEAANLARRLPAPPLHGPSRHGQPAEAERDQPRWVGQPHWVGIGGMTAIAKHLAQGLDIRTGTRIGGAVRTDHGLWRLEDEDGLPLVQARRLIVTAPPEQTLDLLIDVLLPEGWRRRIASTIVAPCWALMVAVDETLPLPGPRWRPRDEAIAWIGDQRDLPGRPPAPQSLVVHATPHWSRVHLEETPEAAAAALLRNLERLIGRTITPRLIQAHRWRYALAEVPLGSPCLADPGTGLAIAGDWCIGGRAEAAVDSGRAAALALIG is encoded by the coding sequence GTGACCTCAGCGCCGCCCCCTGCCTTCGAAGACCCGATCGGGCTTGCGATCATCGGTGCGGGCCTTGCCGGCATATCCGCCGGCCGGCTGGCCAGACGTCTGGGCGTCACGCCCCTGATCTTCGACAAGGGGCGCGGCATCGGCGGCCGGCTCGCCACCCGCCGCGCCACGCTCGACGACGGCACGGTTCTCCGCTTCGACCATGGCGCCCAGTTCATGACCGCCCGCAGCCCCGCCCTGGTCGCCGCCATGGCCGGGGCCGAGGCCGCCAATCTGGCCCGCCGCCTGCCTGCTCCGCCGCTGCATGGCCCCTCCCGGCATGGCCAGCCGGCGGAAGCCGAACGCGACCAGCCCCGCTGGGTGGGCCAGCCCCACTGGGTGGGCATAGGCGGCATGACGGCGATCGCGAAACATCTGGCCCAGGGTCTCGACATCCGCACCGGCACCCGCATCGGCGGGGCCGTCCGCACCGACCACGGCCTCTGGCGGCTGGAGGACGAAGACGGTCTGCCACTGGTCCAGGCGCGCCGGCTGATCGTCACCGCCCCGCCCGAACAGACGCTGGACCTGCTGATCGATGTGCTGCTGCCCGAAGGCTGGCGCCGCCGCATCGCCTCGACCATCGTCGCCCCCTGCTGGGCGCTGATGGTGGCGGTGGACGAGACGCTGCCCCTGCCCGGCCCGCGCTGGCGGCCCAGGGACGAGGCGATCGCCTGGATCGGCGATCAGCGTGACCTGCCGGGCCGGCCACCTGCGCCACAGAGCCTGGTCGTCCACGCCACCCCGCATTGGAGCCGGGTTCATCTGGAAGAGACGCCCGAAGCGGCCGCCGCGGCCCTGCTTCGCAACCTGGAACGCCTGATCGGCCGGACGATCACCCCGCGCCTGATCCAGGCCCATCGCTGGCGCTATGCTCTCGCAGAGGTGCCGCTTGGCTCACCTTGCCTGGCCGATCCCGGGACCGGGCTCGCCATCGCCGGCGACTGGTGCATCGGCGGGCGTGCCGAGGCCGCGGTGGACAGCGGTCGCGCCGCAGCCCTGGCACTGATCGGCTGA
- a CDS encoding DUF6134 family protein, translating to MVAGLLGGGLLLAAPAFAGRALAVAAPGTGELAFDVFRGDAPMGRHVLRFTPEADGRLTVSVEIDLAVSFGPITVYRYTHRNTESWAGGRLVAIRTRTDDDGTAYAVDGRAEGDRFMVEGADGRVEAPADVIPTSYWHPETPARPRWLDTQRGRLLDVAVTDRGGVERPAPDGGSIAARAYDVTGDLTMTLWYRAAEPRWLGVAFDGRGREVRYRLARDTAPPPLQLARGDWQAPGA from the coding sequence GTGGTGGCTGGCCTGCTGGGGGGCGGGCTGCTGCTGGCGGCGCCGGCTTTTGCCGGCCGCGCCCTGGCGGTTGCCGCCCCGGGGACGGGTGAGCTGGCCTTCGACGTCTTCCGGGGCGATGCCCCGATGGGCCGCCATGTGCTGCGCTTCACGCCCGAGGCCGATGGCCGGCTGACCGTGTCGGTGGAGATCGATCTTGCGGTCTCGTTCGGGCCGATCACGGTCTATCGCTACACCCATCGCAACACCGAAAGCTGGGCCGGCGGTCGGCTGGTCGCGATCCGGACCCGCACCGACGATGACGGCACGGCCTATGCGGTCGACGGGCGGGCAGAAGGGGACCGTTTCATGGTGGAGGGGGCCGACGGCCGGGTGGAGGCCCCGGCCGATGTGATCCCGACCAGCTATTGGCATCCCGAAACGCCGGCGCGGCCGCGCTGGCTGGATACGCAGCGCGGCCGCCTGCTGGATGTGGCGGTGACCGATCGGGGCGGCGTGGAGCGTCCGGCACCCGATGGCGGCAGCATCGCCGCCCGCGCCTATGACGTGACCGGCGACCTGACGATGACGCTCTGGTACCGCGCGGCCGAGCCGCGCTGGCTGGGGGTGGCCTTCGACGGGCGCGGGCGCGAGGTGCGCTATCGCCTGGCGCGGGACACGGCACCGCCGCCGCTGCAGCTGGCCCGCGGCGACTGGCAGGCGCCGGGCGCCTGA
- a CDS encoding magnesium transporter CorA family protein translates to MINLYVTEPGVLRRAPAGSPIDETVVWVDMVDPSMEELQRVDHALGVDIPTKEEMREIEASSRLYEEDGALYMTATVLSSVETGSPVASAITFVLTHGRLITVRHTDPLPFRAFTTHVDRHPNAVTGAEGVLFGLLEAIVDRLADVLELVGAEIDQVSQTVFEAGQRTRGITPGNGGKAGKTGKSNQRPPAPDYEALIAAIGRMGDLTSKIRESLVSIGRLAGFAGRNLRGRASKTGLAAMKTITRDVVSLSDHASYLANKLSFMLDATLGLIQIEQNGIIKIFSVVAVVFLPPTLIASIYGMNFEVMPELSWHLGYPLALLMMVGSAVLPYWLFKRRGWL, encoded by the coding sequence ATGATCAATCTCTATGTCACCGAACCGGGTGTGCTCCGCCGCGCCCCCGCCGGCAGCCCGATCGACGAGACGGTGGTCTGGGTCGACATGGTCGACCCGTCGATGGAGGAACTCCAGCGCGTCGACCACGCCCTCGGCGTCGACATCCCCACCAAGGAGGAGATGCGCGAGATCGAGGCGTCGAGCCGGCTCTACGAGGAAGACGGCGCGCTCTATATGACCGCCACCGTGCTGAGTTCGGTCGAAACCGGCAGCCCGGTCGCCAGCGCCATCACCTTCGTGCTGACCCACGGCCGGCTGATCACCGTCCGCCACACCGACCCGCTGCCCTTCCGCGCCTTCACAACCCATGTCGACCGGCATCCCAATGCCGTGACCGGTGCCGAAGGCGTGCTTTTCGGCCTGCTGGAGGCGATCGTCGACCGGCTGGCCGACGTGCTGGAGCTGGTCGGCGCCGAGATCGACCAGGTCTCGCAGACGGTGTTCGAAGCCGGCCAGCGCACCCGTGGCATCACGCCCGGCAATGGCGGCAAGGCCGGCAAGACGGGCAAGAGCAACCAGCGACCGCCGGCCCCCGATTACGAGGCGCTGATCGCCGCGATCGGCCGGATGGGCGACCTCACCTCCAAGATCCGCGAAAGCCTGGTCTCCATCGGCCGTCTGGCGGGTTTTGCCGGCCGCAATCTGCGCGGCCGGGCCAGCAAGACCGGGCTGGCCGCGATGAAGACCATCACCCGTGACGTGGTCTCGCTGTCCGATCACGCAAGCTACCTCGCCAACAAGCTTTCCTTCATGCTGGATGCGACGCTCGGCCTGATCCAGATCGAGCAGAACGGCATCATCAAGATCTTCTCGGTCGTGGCCGTGGTCTTCCTGCCGCCGACGCTGATCGCCAGCATCTACGGCATGAATTTCGAGGTGATGCCCGAACTCTCCTGGCATCTGGGCTATCCGCTCGCCCTGCTGATGATGGTCGGCTCCGCCGTGCTGCCCTACTGGCTGTTCAAGCGCCGCGGCTGGCTCTGA
- a CDS encoding 4Fe-4S binding protein has product MAVVIRPRPPAPARAIELTALPGIAGVLRRPHVLNALRVLTLFLLVSAIWFGLTDPAGSGAFTLALMWGIFWPFFTSLVTPTLGNAFCSVCPHGFMGKYLSRIGLKRHASRWLIRANIGLVLVMVTYWAVSFAAPTAFARSADITAGFFLAYTLLAAASFLVWRDMAYCRHICPLGGVLTAYARAGSTWITTDAASCTTCRSFDCARACPHHLSPFRFEERNDMADCTLCMDCATACRAVKVELRRPGHQLARPVARDDGRTARILLWLTAVAAVGVQFQHGLNHTPLADMMPWNLAGGLLAERIAMPAWFQWSGLVALLLAIALTLGAARAGWGLVARLAGRDRAEVAAVLGHGLAPLACIAMLAHGIVFFLAVYAPRLWNSAVAAYGLPAAEIGPLVARGTPWLGIFDLLPWVAILWSLRVMHRRTGLVLPAGTAGERRLVATAAAAAPVLLYALVLVVKLWAAAQGAPAVHIH; this is encoded by the coding sequence ATGGCCGTCGTCATCCGACCGCGCCCGCCTGCACCCGCACGCGCCATCGAGCTTACCGCGCTTCCCGGCATCGCCGGCGTGCTGCGGCGGCCGCATGTGCTGAACGCGCTGCGCGTCCTCACCCTCTTCCTGCTCGTCTCGGCGATCTGGTTCGGCCTGACCGACCCCGCCGGCAGCGGTGCCTTCACCCTTGCGCTGATGTGGGGCATCTTCTGGCCCTTCTTCACCAGCCTGGTCACCCCGACACTGGGGAACGCCTTCTGCTCCGTCTGCCCGCATGGCTTCATGGGCAAGTATCTGAGCCGGATCGGCCTGAAGCGGCATGCGTCGCGCTGGCTGATCCGGGCCAATATCGGCCTGGTGCTGGTGATGGTGACCTATTGGGCGGTCTCGTTCGCCGCCCCCACCGCCTTCGCCCGCTCGGCCGACATCACCGCGGGCTTCTTCCTGGCCTATACCCTGCTTGCCGCCGCCAGTTTCCTCGTCTGGCGCGACATGGCCTATTGCCGCCATATCTGCCCGCTGGGCGGGGTGCTCACCGCCTATGCCCGGGCGGGATCGACCTGGATCACCACCGATGCCGCCAGCTGCACCACCTGCCGCAGCTTCGATTGCGCCCGCGCCTGCCCCCACCATCTGAGTCCGTTCCGCTTCGAGGAACGCAACGACATGGCCGACTGCACGCTGTGCATGGACTGCGCCACCGCCTGCCGTGCGGTGAAGGTGGAACTGCGCCGGCCGGGCCATCAGCTGGCGCGGCCGGTCGCCCGCGATGACGGGCGCACGGCGCGGATCCTGCTCTGGCTGACGGCGGTCGCGGCCGTGGGCGTGCAGTTCCAGCACGGGCTGAACCACACCCCGCTCGCCGACATGATGCCCTGGAACCTGGCCGGCGGGCTGCTGGCCGAGCGGATCGCGATGCCGGCCTGGTTCCAGTGGTCGGGTCTGGTCGCGCTGCTGCTCGCCATCGCCCTCACCCTGGGGGCGGCGCGGGCGGGCTGGGGCCTGGTCGCCCGTCTTGCCGGCCGCGATCGGGCAGAGGTTGCCGCGGTGCTGGGCCATGGTCTGGCGCCGCTCGCCTGTATCGCCATGCTCGCCCACGGCATCGTGTTCTTCCTGGCGGTCTATGCGCCCAGGCTTTGGAACAGCGCCGTTGCCGCCTATGGCCTGCCGGCCGCGGAGATCGGGCCGCTGGTCGCGCGCGGCACGCCCTGGCTCGGCATCTTCGACCTGCTGCCCTGGGTCGCGATTCTCTGGTCCCTGCGGGTGATGCATCGCCGCACGGGGCTGGTCCTGCCTGCCGGCACGGCTGGTGAGCGCCGTCTGGTCGCCACTGCCGCCGCGGCCGCACCCGTGCTGCTCTATGCGCTGGTGCTGGTGGTCAAGCTCTGGGCCGCTGCCCAGGGGGCGCCGGCCGTCCACATCCACTAG
- a CDS encoding TonB-dependent receptor plug domain-containing protein translates to MILRQTAAGTRRLLPATARAAVAALALTGTAMPLPACADEATGVGSTELPALSVTARRGSPQALEDVPAAIEIIDRARLDAVPATTVARALEQATGVIIADGGSTTRFSIRGFEDGQALILVDGHRRRGRFGNVDLSAFDLGSVDRIEIIRGPMSALYGADAVSGVVNIISRDAATEPGASLQTLAGVSENGERLTRIGRAAVETGRIGQTRNRLDLSIRSRDPWSEAGSAFDDLKGESSRHAAWRTAWDVAPGHEITLDLGYEELRAKGLGSNGGRVPMPVDSREHETSRTGALTWAGEVGPGRITLSGSAYHTEGDVLRTGSLDTARIDGRELTGFYTVPLGADHVATVGFEYLEEDIDLSVLAKGSADRRSRAAVAQDEWTLAEDWTLLAGIRYDDFSDVGTTTNPRATLSWTPGPWTFRIGAGTAFKAPTYLQLYSIIHRGRSVIYGNADLEPETSWTAEAAAAYRFATGAELGVTVHNSEVEDLITTRLTAPGRYDYTNIGTARIRGVEITGRAPIGDDLMLTGSLEWIDARDTTADERLGRRPRQQGKIGLDWAADDDTLVHLAGTGMLSYYAPVGFGASNLGNVSTDYGRIDVKVSHQLTPLVEITGGVDGLIGTRVPDNLQPFEPAERFFYLGVNLRY, encoded by the coding sequence ATGATCCTCCGCCAGACCGCGGCCGGCACCCGCCGGCTGCTGCCCGCGACGGCCCGTGCTGCCGTCGCCGCCCTCGCCCTCACCGGCACCGCCATGCCCCTGCCCGCCTGCGCCGACGAAGCCACCGGTGTCGGCAGCACCGAACTGCCCGCGCTCAGCGTCACCGCCCGCCGCGGCAGTCCGCAGGCGCTTGAAGACGTGCCGGCCGCGATCGAGATCATCGACCGGGCCCGGCTCGACGCCGTGCCGGCGACCACCGTCGCCCGGGCCCTTGAACAGGCGACCGGCGTGATCATCGCCGATGGCGGCTCCACCACCCGTTTCTCCATCCGCGGCTTCGAAGACGGTCAGGCGCTGATCCTGGTCGACGGCCACCGCCGCCGCGGCCGTTTCGGCAATGTCGACCTCTCGGCCTTCGATCTGGGTTCCGTCGACCGGATCGAGATCATCCGCGGACCGATGTCGGCGCTCTACGGCGCCGATGCCGTCTCGGGCGTCGTCAACATCATCAGCCGGGATGCCGCCACCGAACCAGGCGCCAGCCTTCAGACCCTGGCCGGCGTGTCGGAAAACGGCGAAAGGCTGACCAGGATCGGCCGGGCAGCGGTAGAGACCGGCCGGATCGGCCAGACCCGCAACCGGCTCGACCTCTCGATCCGCTCCCGCGATCCGTGGAGCGAGGCGGGTTCCGCCTTTGACGACCTGAAGGGCGAGTCCTCGCGCCATGCCGCCTGGCGCACGGCCTGGGATGTCGCCCCCGGCCACGAGATCACCCTCGATCTCGGCTATGAAGAGCTGCGGGCGAAAGGGCTCGGCTCCAATGGCGGCCGGGTGCCGATGCCGGTCGACTCGCGTGAGCACGAGACCAGCCGCACCGGGGCGCTCACCTGGGCGGGCGAGGTCGGCCCCGGCCGGATCACGCTCTCGGGCAGCGCCTATCACACCGAAGGCGACGTGCTGCGCACCGGCTCGCTCGACACCGCCCGCATCGACGGCCGCGAACTGACCGGCTTCTATACCGTGCCGCTCGGCGCCGATCACGTCGCGACCGTCGGCTTCGAATATCTGGAAGAGGATATCGACCTGTCGGTTCTGGCCAAAGGTTCCGCCGACCGGCGCAGCCGGGCAGCCGTCGCCCAGGATGAATGGACGCTCGCCGAAGACTGGACCCTGCTCGCCGGCATCCGCTATGACGACTTCAGCGATGTCGGCACCACCACCAATCCGCGCGCGACCCTTTCCTGGACGCCCGGCCCCTGGACCTTCCGCATCGGTGCCGGCACGGCCTTCAAGGCACCGACCTATCTGCAGCTCTATTCGATCATCCATCGCGGGCGATCGGTCATCTACGGCAATGCCGACCTGGAACCCGAGACCTCGTGGACGGCCGAAGCCGCCGCGGCCTATCGCTTCGCCACGGGTGCCGAACTGGGCGTCACCGTCCACAATTCCGAGGTCGAGGACCTGATCACCACCCGGCTGACGGCGCCCGGGCGCTATGACTACACCAATATCGGCACCGCCCGGATCCGCGGCGTCGAGATCACCGGTCGCGCGCCGATCGGCGACGATCTGATGCTGACGGGCTCGCTGGAATGGATCGATGCCCGCGACACCACCGCCGACGAGCGGCTGGGCCGCCGGCCGCGCCAGCAGGGCAAGATCGGCCTCGACTGGGCGGCCGATGACGACACCCTGGTCCATCTGGCCGGCACCGGCATGCTGTCCTATTACGCACCGGTCGGTTTCGGCGCCAGCAACCTCGGCAATGTCTCTACCGATTACGGCCGGATCGACGTCAAGGTCAGCCACCAGCTGACGCCGCTGGTCGAGATCACCGGCGGCGTCGACGGGCTGATCGGGACCCGCGTGCCCGACAACCTCCAGCCCTTCGAGCCGGCGGAGCGCTTCTTCTATCTCGGCGTCAATCTGCGCTATTGA
- a CDS encoding HD domain-containing protein: MSVLYQSSSDLPDLVAGLYERRAHDLYLGEPVTVYEHAVQSAMIAEADGAAPTMIAAALLHDVGQLIRGAAEEAHRLADDEEHARVGGDFLASYFLPEVAEAVRLHVQAKRYLAASDAGYAATLTPAARVALSAGGGAMSQEEATVFRIRRHADTALRLRRYCDRAKQRNLVLPRFRSFARHVLAASRRD, encoded by the coding sequence ATGTCCGTGCTCTACCAGTCCTCTTCCGACCTGCCCGACCTCGTCGCAGGCCTCTATGAGCGCCGGGCGCATGATCTGTATCTGGGCGAGCCGGTGACGGTCTACGAACATGCGGTGCAATCGGCAATGATCGCCGAGGCAGACGGCGCCGCACCGACGATGATCGCGGCCGCCCTGCTCCATGATGTGGGCCAGCTGATCCGCGGCGCCGCCGAGGAGGCCCATCGCCTGGCGGATGACGAAGAGCATGCCCGGGTCGGCGGCGACTTCCTCGCCAGCTATTTCCTGCCCGAGGTGGCGGAGGCGGTGCGCCTGCATGTCCAGGCCAAGCGCTATCTGGCGGCATCGGATGCCGGCTATGCCGCGACGCTGACCCCGGCCGCCCGGGTCGCCCTTTCGGCCGGCGGCGGTGCGATGTCCCAGGAAGAGGCGACGGTGTTCCGCATCCGCCGCCATGCCGATACCGCCCTCAGACTGCGGCGCTATTGCGACCGGGCGAAGCAGCGCAATCTCGTGCTGCCCCGCTTCCGCAGCTTCGCCCGCCATGTGCTGGCGGCCTCGCGGCGCGACTGA